One Phocoena sinus isolate mPhoSin1 chromosome 13, mPhoSin1.pri, whole genome shotgun sequence DNA segment encodes these proteins:
- the FOXN2 gene encoding forkhead box protein N2: MGPIIGMTPEKRAETPGAEKVAGLSQIYKMGSLPEAVDAARPKATLVNSESADDELTNLNWLHESTNLLTNFSFGSEGLPIVSPLYDIEGDDVPSLGPSCYQNPEKKSATSKPPYSFSLLIYMAIEQSPNKCLPVKEIYSWILNRFPYFATAPTGWKNSVRHNLSLNKCFQKVERSHGKVNGKGSLWCVDPEYKPNLMQALKKQPFPSKSTFYTPPASPQSGSLSPHYLSSVLKQNQVRTLKESDIDAATAMMLLNTSIEQGILECEKPLPLKTAVQKKRSYSNAFNHSSAMRLHESDSLATSIDPKEDHNYSASSMTAQRCASRSSVSSLSSVDEVYEFIPKSSHVGSDGSEGFHSEEDTDVDYEDDPLGDSGYASQACADTSEKGQPDKKMRKQSCQEIDEELKEAAGSLLHLAGIRTCLGSLISTAKTQNQKQRKK; encoded by the exons ATGGGTCCAATAATTGGAATGACTCCAGAAAAGAGAGCTGAAACTCCAGGAGCTGAAAAGGTTGCAGGATTAAGCCAGATTTACAAAATGGGAAGCTTGCCTGAAGCTGTTGATGCTGCCAGGCCAAAGGCCACTCTAGTGAACAGTGAGTCAGCAGATGATGAACTCACAAACTTGAACTGGCTTCACGAAAGTACTAATCTCCTAACAAACTTCAGCTTTGGAAGTGAGGGTCTTCCAATTGTTAGTCCATTGTATGACATAGAGGGAGATGATGTGCCATCCTTAGGACCGTCGTGCTATCAgaacccagaaaaaaaatcagcaacttCAAAACCCCCATACTCCTTTAGTCTTCTCATTTATATGGCTATTGAACAGTCTCCAAATAAATGTTTGCCTGTCAAAGAAATTTATAGCTGGATACTGAACCGCTTCCCATATTTTGCAACCGCACCAACAGGCTGGAAGAATTCTGTTCGACATAATCTATCCCTGAATAAATGTTTTCAGAAAGTGGAAAGAAGCCATGGCAAG GTTAATGGAAAAGGCTCCTTATGGTGTGTTGATCCAGAATATAAACCCAACCTTATGCAAGCACTGAAGAAGCAACCTTTTCCCTCAAAATCAACATTTTACACCCCTCCTGCATCACCACAAAG tggTTCTTTATCACCTCACTACTTAAGCTCTGTACTCAAGCAGAACCAGGTGCGAACTCTCAAAG aatcTGATATTGACGCTGCCACTGCAATGATGCTTTTAAATACTTCTATAGAACAAGGAATTTTGGAAT GTGAGAAGCCGCTTCCTCTTAAAACAGCAGtgcaaaaaaaaaggagttataGCAATGCATTTAATCATTCCAGTGCTATGCGATTACACGAGAGTGATTCTTTAGCCACCAGCATTGATCCAAAAGAAGACCACAATTACAGTGCAAGTAGCATGACAGCACAGCGTTGTGCATCCAGGTCTAGTGTGTCTTCCCTGTCTTCTGTGGATGAGGTATATGAATTTATCCCAAAGAGTAGCCATGTAGGAAGTGATGGCAGTGAAGGATTTCACAGTGAAGAAGATACAGACGTTGATTATGAAGATGATCCTCTTGGAGACAGTGGCTATGCATCACAGGCTTGTGCAGATACCTCTGAAAAAGGGCAACCAGACAAAAAGATGCGAAAACAGTCGTGTCAAGAAATTGATGAGGAGCTCAAAGAGGCAGCTGGATCTCTGCTCCACCTTGCTGGAATTCGTACATGTCTAGGTTCCCTAATAAGTACTGCAAAGACACAAAATCAAAAGCAgcggaaaaaatag